CAAAAGAAATACCTAAAATTGAGGTCGAAAAGAAAAACTATTTATATGCTTTTATCTGTACAAAGTACTCCCGCTGATTTTCTTCCTATCGCATTGATGTTTGTTGTCGCTCTTGGGTTTGTAATATTCATGCTGTTTCTTACACACCAACTGGGCCCCAAGAAGAAATCTAAAATTAAATCCGATACATTTGAGTGTGGTATTGAAGTTCAAGGGAACGCCCGTTTACCATTCTCTATCAAATATTTTTTGGTGGCCATCCTCTTCGTTCTGTTTGATGTGGAGGTTATTTTTATGTACCCTTGGGCGGTAAACTTTAAAGAATTGGGATTAACCGGATTTGTTGAAATGCTCACCTTTGTAGGCTTTTTATTGGTTGGATTCTACTACATCATCAAAAAAGGCGCATTAAAGTGGGAATAAAAATGAAAAGAATCGTAAGTGTTTTGTTCCTTGTTTTCGTTTTTGTTCAGTCTGGGCAAGCTCAGAATTCAAAGCCGGTATTTTCATTTTGTGGGAAAACGGGTGATGTTACAATGACGTGGGATGAATTTATGGCTTGCAAAAAAGAATTGGTTACAATCGATAAAAATGTATCCATCAGCTCTTTTATTTTAACCATTAAAAAAGCCGGTAAAAAGGATTACGAATTTGTTGAATTTCCTGCCAAAGGAAACACCTTTACAAAAGGGGCAATGGATGCGATTGAAAAATTGCACAAAGAAAAAAAATTGGGAGATAAATTGGAAATTACCAATGTAGAGGTTGTTCAAAGCGGTAAAGCTGCGAAGCAAATACCCGGAATGGTGATCACCTTGAACTAAAATAATTTATAGCAGCGAAAAGCAGCTTTTAAAAAGAAATAAATGAGTACGAAAGAAAAATCAAAAGTAGCGTTAGATGCAGATGCGCCTCCGGGCATTGAAGGACCGGGATTTTTTGCAACACGTATCGATAAAGTTGTCGGTATGGCACGTGCAAATTCATTGTGGCCATTGCCATTTGCAACGTCTTGTTGTGGAATTGAATTTATGGCTACCATGGCTTCCACCTACGATTTAGGTCGCTTTGGTGCTGAACGTTTGAGTTTCTCTCCGCGTCAAGCAGATTTACTGATGGTGATGGGAACCATCTCTAAAAAAATGGCTCCTGTATTGCGCCAAGTATACGAACAAATGGCTGAACCGAAATGGGTTTTATCAATGGGTGCTTGTGCTTCCAGTGGTGGAATTTTTGATACCTACAGCGTACTTCAAGGAATTGATAGAGTAATCCCTGTGGATGTTTACATTCCGGGATGCCCTCCGCGTCCGGAGCAAGTGTTGGACGGAATCCTGCAAATCCAAAAATTGGTTGAGTCGGAATCAATCAGACGTAGAGATACACCAGAATACAAAGCGCTGTTGAATAAATACGGAATGGAGTAGTTAAGTCAAAAGAAGAAAGAGAAAAAATTCAAAAAATGGAGAACACTTTATTAGATAAAGTAGCGGAAAAGTTAAAAACACAGTTTGGTGATGGATTTGTTTCGTCTTCCATGAACGTGGATTACCCCGAGTTCGTTGTTAAACGCGATATTATTTGTGAAGTCGTTGATTTTCTTTACAAAGATGAAGAATTGGCTTTCCAATATTTAACAACCATGGCAACCATTCATTATCCCGAAAATCAAGGACATGAATTTGCTGTGATGTATCAATTGCACAACCTTCCGAAAAATTTAAGAATCAGAATTAAAATAGTATTCAGCAGCAGCGATGTAAATGTTCCTTCAATTACATCTGTGTTTTCCGCTGCCAATTGGATGGAACGTCAAGAATATGATTTCTTTGGAATCATTTTCAGAGGCCACCCAAATTTGAAACGTATTTTAAATATGGATGATTTAGGATATCACCCAATGAGAAAAGAATATGCATTGGAAGATGGAACGCGTGAAGATAAAGCTGATAAAATGTTTGGTAGATAATTATGAGCAAAGATAAAAACACAAACAAGAATCAAGAACTGATTGAGGAGAAAGAATATTCTACTCTGAATCTTGGTCCTACGCATCCCGCTACACACGGTATCTTTCAGAACGTGTTGAAAATGGATGGCGAAATAATTATGGACTCTGAAGCAACGGTTGGATACATCCACCGTGCATTCGAAAAGTTAGCTGAACGCAGACCATACTATCAAATTACTCCCATCACTGATCGTTTAAACTATTGCTCATCACCCATCAACAACATGGGCTGGCACATGACCGTGGAAAAACTGATGGGCATTGAAATTCCAAAACGTGTACAATATATGCGCGTTATCATTATGGAATTAGCTCGTATTGCCGATCACGTTATTTGTAATTCTGTTATTGGGGTGGATACAGGTGCAATGACGGGCTTCTTATACATCTTCCAAATGCGTGAACGCATTTATGATATTTATGAAGAATTGTGTGGCGCACGTTTAACAACAAACATTGGTCGCATTGGCGGATTAGAAAGAGATTTTTCTCCGAAAGCATGGGACTTGTTAGACAAATTTTTAAAAGATTTCCCTCCTGCATTAAAAGAATTCGAAAACCTGTTGATGAGAAACAGAATTTTCATGGATCGTACAGTTAACTGCGGACCAATATCAGCAGAGCGTGCATTGAATTATAGTTTCTCAGGACCTAACTTGCGCGCAGCAGGTGTAGATTACGATGTGCGTGTGATGAACCCGTATTCATCTTACGAAGAGTTTGATTTTATTATTCCTGTTGGAACACAAGGTGATACGTATGATCGCTTCATGGTGCGTCAACAAGAAATGTGGGAGAGTGTAAAAATTATTAATCAAGCCATTGCAAAAATTAAAAAGGAACCTGCAGGCGTTTATCATGCAGATGTTCCAGAATTTTTCCTTCCTCCGAAAGAAGAAGTATACAACAACATGGAAGCATTAATCTATCACTTTAAAATTGTGATGGGTGAAACAGAAATTCCCAAAGGAGAAGTATATCATGCGGTTGAGGGTGGTAATGGAGAATTAGGTTTTTATTTAATCAGTGATGGCGGAAGAACACCTTATCGTTTGCATATGCGCAGACCATGCTTTATTTATTATCAGGCGTATGCAGAAATGATTAAAGGTCAGATGTTATCAGATGCTATTTTAACAATGAGTAGCATGAACGTAATTGCAGGAGAACTAGACGCATAATATACTATGTCACAAGAAATTAAATTTAACGAAGAAACGCTTGCCTTGGTTCACAAAATCATCAAGCGTTATCCTGAAGGCAAACATAAATCGGCATTGCTTCCGGTTTTACACATTGCTCAGGCTGAATTTGGTGGTTGGTTAAGCCCGCAAACAATGGACTATGTTGCCTCCATCTTAAACATCAAACCAATTGAAGTATACGAAGTAGCATCTTTCTACTCCATGTACAACTTAAAACCTGTTGGAAAATGTTTGTTGGAAGTTTGTCGTACCTCCTCTTGCTGGACACGCGGTGCAGAAGATGTGGTGAAACACTTAGAGAAAAAATTAGGAATAAAAGAAGGTGAAACAACTCCTGATGGAATGTTCACTATTAAAACAGTAGAATGTTTAGGAAGCTGCGGAAGCGCCCCAATGCTGCAATGTGGCGCATCTTATCACGAAAATTTAACGCTTGAAAAAGTAGATAAATTAGTAGAAGACTATCGTGCGGCAGGAAAACAAAGAAGTTATACAGACATGGATTATAAAAACACTTTGTAATTATGGGGAAGAAATTATTAATACATAACGACAAAGTTCCGGGAATTGCAACACTTGAAGTGTATCGTCAACATGGCGGTTATGCATCCGTAGAGAAAGCTTTGAAAACAATGTCGCCTGCCGATGTTGTAGAAGAAGTAAAAAAATCAGGGTTAAGAGGTCGTGGTGGTGCCGGTTTCCCTACAGGAATGAAGTGGAGCTTCCTTGCAAAGCCCGAAGGTGTTGAACGTTACCTCGTTTGTAATGCCGATGAATCAGAGCCGGGAACATTCAAAGATCGTTATTTGATGGAAAAAATTCCTCATGCACTTATCGAAGGAATGATTACTTCTTCATTTGCATTGGGAGCAAAAACATCTTACATCTACATTCGTGGTGAATACTTTTATGTTGCTCGTATCCTTGAACAAGCAATAGAAGAAGCTTACGCAGCAGGCTTTTTAGGAAAAAATATTTTAGGTACGAACTTCTCTCACGACTGCTATGTACAAGTTGGTGGAGGTGCATACATCTGCGGTGAAGAAACCGCTTTGTTAGAATCACTAGAAGGAAAACGTGGAAATCCACGTATCAAACCACCATTCCCAGCTATCGCAGGTTTATATGGTTGTCCAACTGTTGTAAACAACGTTGAAACAATTGCTGCCGTTTGCCCAATCGTAATGATGGGTGGAGACGAATATGCAAAAATTGGAATCGGAAGAAGTACCGGAACAAAATTAATTTCTGCATCCGGACATATCAATAAACCTGGTGTGTACGAAATAGAATTAGGTTTGCCGGTTGAAGAATTTATTTATTCGGATGAATATTGTGGTGGTATTATCAATGGAAGAAAACTAAAAGCAGTTGTTGCCGGAGGTTCTTCTGTTCCTATTTTACCAGCCGAATTAATTTTGAAAAACGATAAAGGCGAACCTCGCTTAATGTCCTACGAATCATTAAGTGAAGGCGGTTTTGCTACAGGAACAATGCTGGGTTCCGGAGGATTTATTGTATACGATGAAACAACCAGCATCGTAAAAAATCTTTACACATTCGCTCGTTTCTATCATCACGAAAGCTGTGGACAATGTTCGCCTTGTCGTGAAGGAACTGGCTGGATGGAAAAAATTCTTCACCGCATTGTGGAAGGACATGGTAAACCAACTGACATTGATCTGTTGTGGGACATTCAAAGAAAAATTGAAGGGAATACAATTTGTCCATTAGGTGATGCTGCTGCATGGCCTGTGGCAAGCGCTATTCGTCACTTCCGTGCAGAATTTGAAGAATACATTAATCACCCTGAAAGAATTAAAGACGTTAAACATTATTATTCCGTTCATCAACTTGCGGGAGCATAATTGTAAAAGATAAAAAATGGCAAAGGTTACTATAGATGGTCATACGATTGAAGTTCCGGATGGAACAACAATCTTGCAAGCAGCCAGAATGTTGGT
This Bacteroidota bacterium DNA region includes the following protein-coding sequences:
- a CDS encoding NADH-quinone oxidoreductase subunit D, translated to MSKDKNTNKNQELIEEKEYSTLNLGPTHPATHGIFQNVLKMDGEIIMDSEATVGYIHRAFEKLAERRPYYQITPITDRLNYCSSPINNMGWHMTVEKLMGIEIPKRVQYMRVIIMELARIADHVICNSVIGVDTGAMTGFLYIFQMRERIYDIYEELCGARLTTNIGRIGGLERDFSPKAWDLLDKFLKDFPPALKEFENLLMRNRIFMDRTVNCGPISAERALNYSFSGPNLRAAGVDYDVRVMNPYSSYEEFDFIIPVGTQGDTYDRFMVRQQEMWESVKIINQAIAKIKKEPAGVYHADVPEFFLPPKEEVYNNMEALIYHFKIVMGETEIPKGEVYHAVEGGNGELGFYLISDGGRTPYRLHMRRPCFIYYQAYAEMIKGQMLSDAILTMSSMNVIAGELDA
- a CDS encoding NADH-quinone oxidoreductase subunit C — encoded protein: MENTLLDKVAEKLKTQFGDGFVSSSMNVDYPEFVVKRDIICEVVDFLYKDEELAFQYLTTMATIHYPENQGHEFAVMYQLHNLPKNLRIRIKIVFSSSDVNVPSITSVFSAANWMERQEYDFFGIIFRGHPNLKRILNMDDLGYHPMRKEYALEDGTREDKADKMFGR
- a CDS encoding NADH-quinone oxidoreductase subunit B; this translates as MSTKEKSKVALDADAPPGIEGPGFFATRIDKVVGMARANSLWPLPFATSCCGIEFMATMASTYDLGRFGAERLSFSPRQADLLMVMGTISKKMAPVLRQVYEQMAEPKWVLSMGACASSGGIFDTYSVLQGIDRVIPVDVYIPGCPPRPEQVLDGILQIQKLVESESIRRRDTPEYKALLNKYGME
- a CDS encoding NADH-quinone oxidoreductase subunit A; amino-acid sequence: MLLSVQSTPADFLPIALMFVVALGFVIFMLFLTHQLGPKKKSKIKSDTFECGIEVQGNARLPFSIKYFLVAILFVLFDVEVIFMYPWAVNFKELGLTGFVEMLTFVGFLLVGFYYIIKKGALKWE
- the nuoF gene encoding NADH-quinone oxidoreductase subunit NuoF, producing the protein MGKKLLIHNDKVPGIATLEVYRQHGGYASVEKALKTMSPADVVEEVKKSGLRGRGGAGFPTGMKWSFLAKPEGVERYLVCNADESEPGTFKDRYLMEKIPHALIEGMITSSFALGAKTSYIYIRGEYFYVARILEQAIEEAYAAGFLGKNILGTNFSHDCYVQVGGGAYICGEETALLESLEGKRGNPRIKPPFPAIAGLYGCPTVVNNVETIAAVCPIVMMGGDEYAKIGIGRSTGTKLISASGHINKPGVYEIELGLPVEEFIYSDEYCGGIINGRKLKAVVAGGSSVPILPAELILKNDKGEPRLMSYESLSEGGFATGTMLGSGGFIVYDETTSIVKNLYTFARFYHHESCGQCSPCREGTGWMEKILHRIVEGHGKPTDIDLLWDIQRKIEGNTICPLGDAAAWPVASAIRHFRAEFEEYINHPERIKDVKHYYSVHQLAGA
- a CDS encoding NAD(P)H-dependent oxidoreductase subunit E; the protein is MSQEIKFNEETLALVHKIIKRYPEGKHKSALLPVLHIAQAEFGGWLSPQTMDYVASILNIKPIEVYEVASFYSMYNLKPVGKCLLEVCRTSSCWTRGAEDVVKHLEKKLGIKEGETTPDGMFTIKTVECLGSCGSAPMLQCGASYHENLTLEKVDKLVEDYRAAGKQRSYTDMDYKNTL